The Juglans microcarpa x Juglans regia isolate MS1-56 chromosome 2S, Jm3101_v1.0, whole genome shotgun sequence genome has a window encoding:
- the LOC121251514 gene encoding 1-aminocyclopropane-1-carboxylate synthase 7-like, which translates to MAIEIEQQPSAVGLSKVAASETHGEDSPYFAGWKAYDEDPYDEHSNPSGVVQMGLAENQVSFDLLEDYLEKNSEASSWGSKEEVSSFRENALFQDYHGLQSFRKAMASFMEKIRGGRAKFDPERVVLTAGATAANELLTFILADPGDALLVPTPYYPGFDRDLRWRTGVKIVPIHCDSSNDFQITPKALEAAYNAAEAKNIKVRGVLITNPSNPLGATIQRAVLEEILDFVTRKNIHLVSDEIYSGSVFSSSEFISIAEVLAAQNYKKAERVHIVYSLSKDLGLPGFRVGTIYSYNDKVVTTARRMSSFTLISSQTQHLLAAMLSDKKFTENYIKTNRERLRKRYEMIIEGLRSAGIECLKGNAGLFCWMNLSPLLEKATREGELALWNSILHEVKLNISPGSSCHCSEPGWFRVCFANMSEQTLEVALKRIHNFMEQQRELKEMMIT; encoded by the exons ATGGCTATAGAGATTGAGCAACAACCTTCAGCTGTGGGACTCTCAAAAGTTGCAGCTTCTGAAACTCATGGGGAAGATTCCCCATATTTTGCAGGCTGGAAAGCATACGATGAAGACCCTTATGATGAACACAGTAATCCATCCGGAGTTGTACAGATGGGATTGGCAGAAAATCAA GTTTCATTTGATTTGCTTGAAGATTACCTGGAAAAGAACTCAGAAGCCTCTAGCTGGGGATCAAAAGAAGAAGTATCTAGCTTTAGAGAGAATGCTTTGTTTCAAGATTACCATGGACTTCAATCATTCAGAAAGGCAATGGCAAGTTtcatggaaaaaataagaggaggGAGAGCAAAATTCGACCCCGAAAGAGTGGTCCTAACCGCAGGTGCAACTGCAGCAAATGAGCTGTTGACCTTCATTCTGGCAGATCCTGGAGATGCTTTGCTTGTTCCAACCCCATACTATCCAGG aTTCGATAGAGATTTAAGGTGGAGAACCGGTGTAAAAATTGTGCCAATCCACTGTGACAGCTCAAACGATTTCCAGATTACTCCAAAAGCTTTAGAAGCCGCATACAATGCTGCAGAAGCCAAGAACATCAAAGTCAGAGGGGTACTGATCACAAACCCTTCCAACCCATTAGGTGCGACGATTCAACGGGCGGTTCTCGAAGAGATTCTCGACTTTGTCACTCGCAAGAACATCCATCTTGTCTCCGATGAAATCTACTCTGGATCTGTCTTCTCGTCGTCGGAGTTCATAAGCATTGCAGAAGTCCTCGCAGCCCAAAATTATAAGAAAGCAGAGCGAGTTCACATTGTTTACAGTCTTTCCAAAGACCTCGGCCTTCCGGGTTTTAGAGTTGGCACGATTTACTCGTACAACGACAAGGTGGTGACTACAGCGAGGAGGATGTCGAGCTTCACCTTAATTTCTTCGCAAACACAGCATCTGTTGGCAGCCATGTTGTCCGACAAGAAGTTTACTGAGAACTACATAAAGACAAATCGAGAGAGGCTGAGGAAGAGATACGAAATGATCATTGAAGGCCTGAGGAGTGCTGGGATTGAGTGTTTGAAAGGAAATGCGGGGTTGTTTTGCTGGATGAATCTAAGCCCGTTGTTGGAGAAAGCAACGAGAGAGGGTGAATTGGCTCTTTGGAACTCTATACTGCATGAAGTAAAGCTAAATATATCTCCAGGATCGTCTTGCCATTGTTCTGAACCAGGTTGGTTCAGGGTTTGTTTTGCTAACATGAGCGAGCAGACACTGGAAGTCGCGTTGAAAAGAATACACAATTTCATGGAACAACAACGAGAGCTGAAAGAGATGATGATCACCTAA